The region gtgtgtgtgtgtgtgtgtgtgtgtgtgtataatgtgtgtatatgtgcatttatatttatatacgtacatacatacatatatatatacatatatatatatatatatatatatatatatatgtgtgtgtgtgtgtgtgtgtgtgtgtgtgtgtgtgtgtgtgtgtgtgtgtgtgtgtgtgtgtgtgtgtgtgtgtgtgtgtgtgtgtgtatagatagatagataagtagatatagatatagatatatatttacttacactatatatatatatatacatatatatatatacatatatatatatatatatatatatatatatatatatatctataaccatatatatatatatatatatatatatatatatatatatatatatatatgtgtgtatatatatatatatatatatatatatatatatatatatatatatatatatatatatatatatatatatatatatatatatatatatatatatatatatatatatatataatattaaatatatatatatatatattatatatatatatatatatatatatatatatgtatatatatatatatatatatatatatatatatattatatatgtatatatatacatatatatatatatgtattatatatatgtatatatcatatatgtatatatgtatatatatatatgtatatatatatatatatatatatatatatatatatatatatatatatatatatattcatatattcatacacaggcacagacacacacacacacaaacacacgcatacacacacacacacacacaaacacacacacacagacatacacacacaaacacacacacacacacacacacacacacacacacacacacacacacacacacacacacacacacacacacacacacacacacacacacacacatgtatatatgtatatatgtatatatatatatatgtatatatatatacatatatacatatatatatatatatacatatatatatatatatatatatacacacacacacacacacaaacacacacacacacacacacacacacacacacacacacacacacacacacacacacacacacacacacacacacaaacatatatatatatatatatatatatatatatatatatatatatatatatatattacacacaacacacacacacacacacacacacacacacacacacacacacacacacacacacacacacacacacaaacacacacacacacacacacacacacacacacacacacacacacacacacacacacacacacacacacacacacacatatatatatatatatatatatatatatatatatatatatatatacacacagacacacacacatacacacacacacacacacacacacacacacatacacgcacacacacacacacacacacacacacacacacacacacacacacacacgcacaaacacacacacacacacctacaaagacacacacacacacacacatatatatatatgtatatatatatatatatatatacatatagatatacatatacatatacatatacatatacatatacatatacatatacatatacatatacatatacatatacatatacatatgtatacatacatatacatatatatatacatatatacatatatatacatatatacatatatacacatacacacacacacacacacacatatatatatatatatatatatatatatatatatatatatatatatatatatatatatatatagtgtgtacatatatacatatcaacatatatacatacatatatatatatatatatatatatatatatatacacacacacacacacacacacacacacacacacacacacacacacacacacacacacacacacacacacacacacacacacacacacacacacacacacacacacacacacacacacacgcacacacgcacatctatatatatatatatatatatatatatatatatatattatatatatatatatatatttatacatatatacatatatacatatataatgtatatatacatacatatttgtatatatatacatatatatatatatatatatatatatatatatatatatatatatatatatatatatgcatatatgtatatatatatatatatgtatatatatatatatatatatatatatatatatattatatctgtgtgtgtgtgtgtgtgtttgtgtctgtgtgtgtgtgtgtgtgtgtgtgtgtgtgtgtgtgtgtgtgtgtgtgtgtgtgtgtgtgtgtgtgtgtgtgtgtgtgtgtgtgtgtgtgtgtgtgtgtgtgtgtgtatgtatatatgtatatatatatatatatatatatatatatatatatatacatatatatatatactatatatatatataaatatatatatatatatatatatatatatatatatatatatatatatacactatatatatatatatatacatatatatataaatacactatatatatatatatatatatatatatatatatatatatatatatatatatatatatatatatatactgtatatatataaatataaatatacatatatatatatatatatatatatatatatgctgtatatatgtgtatatataaatatatatatatatatatatatatatatatatatatatatatatatatatatatatatatatatgctatatatatatatatatatatatatatatatatatatatatatatatatatatatatatatatacgtatatatacataatatatatacatatatatatatatatatatatatatatatatatatatatatatatatacataatatatatatatatatatatatatatatatatatatatatatatatatatatatatatatatatatacacacatatatttctgataaagacgtaatcgaaaccgttcaaatacatctgctgtattgtgaagatatccagtctcattcataccttttctacaattgtcaacatggatacgattcatatatatatatatatatatatatatatatatatatatatatatatatatatatatatatatatatatatatatatgtgtgtgtgtgtgtgtgtgtgtgtgtgtgtgtgtgtgtgtgtgtgtgtgtgtgtgtgtgtgtgtgtgtgtatatatatatatatatatatatatatatatatatatatatatatatatatacatatatatatatatatataattatttatatatattgatatatatatatatatatatatatatatatatatatatatatatatgtatatatatatacatatacatatatatatacatatacatatacatatacatatatatatatatatatatatatatatatatacatatatatatacatatacatatatatatatatatatatatatatatatatatatatatatatacatatatacatacatatatatatatatatatatatatatatatatatatatatatatatatatatatatatatatatatatatacatgtatatgtatatgtatatgtatatgtatatatatgtatatatatatatgtatatatatgtatatatatatgtatatatatgtatatatatatatgtgtgtgtgtgtgtgtgtgtgtgtgtgtgtgtgtgtgtgtgtgtgtgtgtttgtgtatatatatatatatatatatatatatatatatatatatatacatatatatatatacatacatatatatatatatatatatatatatatatatatatatatatatatatatatatatatataatttcctcatAAAGGCCTCAACTTCCCATGCCATGCTTGGTCACACAAGATGGAGATAATGACAGGACGAGAGAATGACGTGGCGGAAACATCGGGCGTCCTTCGAAGGGCGTGGGGGCGCAGGACTCCCCTAGAAAAGGTGCTCCTTGCGATATCTGGGGTGGCGGTGTTGGCCTGTATGGCGATGGTGGGGATCCTTGCTACGTCTGGCTCTCAAACCCCTCGGACGCTCTCTGCCGACATGCTGTGAGTGTGATGGGCCTCGCATAGGCAGCAATTACTTTACAATGTTACTCTACTGTAGTGCACTTACCTTGcagtatttctttcttattttatatgaatatgtttatttacGTTATGATCTGAtttttacaatattattattgctggcaATATTTGTTCAGTGGAATTTTCAGCCGCTGATTCGACACACTAGTCTGTTCTTAATACTACTGTTGTTATATCACATTTGCAGTCCTGTGGCTGTGATTCTACTGCATAAATTTTCgcctgttgttttttgttctagGGAAGCcataggaataagagaaaaaaaatctgcattatATTCGTATGCTGTTTATTGAAGTTTATAAATGAACATATTACTGGATGTATTTATACTATGAAGGGAATATGGCAACTAGGAAGAGAGCAAAATAAGATTTAATTTCGTATACACTTTAAATAATTGAAGGTTAATCTTAATCAGTAGTTGGATGAGTTGAATGAGTGGTTTCCAGAGGTGGGAGGGAACACAAAGGAAAAGAACAGTAATTACTCTTTCATATTTGGAATTATCTTAACCAGTGTCCCATGCGCACATAAATGATAGTTATACAGAATAACAGGGCAGTTTTTCATCTAAATGCTGGAAAGTTTTTAAATTATTTAAAGATAGGgtggtttgaaaaaaaaactgactagGAAGGGAGGCGTGGTGGTAAACAGATTAAGAACCACTGATTAGTATTGCAATTGGATTTTAGGCTTTAGATATTGGTCAGTCGAATACAGCTTTCTATTGGTTAAGCTTCTTGTCCAACTGAAAATGGCACTAAATACAATGTTAATAATTTCCAAAATTCTATTGTCCAGCCCATCACAGGCAAAGGAGTCACAGACAAGGCTGACTGCTGAGGTGATTCATGATAATTTTTTGAAGTTCATGGAAGTTCATGATGATAAGGCCCACAGGCTCCCTGTATATAACACTCAAACTGCGTCGGGCAAAGTGGAGATCTGCAGTACTGAAGAATGTGTTCTAGCTGCTGCAGACATCTTAGAGGCAATGGATACCTCAGTTGATCCTTGTGACAACTTCTACCAGTTTGCATGTGGCGGCTGGGAGCAGAAAAACCCCGTTCCGGATGAGTCTTCAAGATGGAGCCAGTTTGACCTTCTTCGACGTGAGCTGAGCAATGCTCTGAGTGTCATACTTGAAGAACCAGAGGCTGCTGATGAACCCTCACCCCTGAAAAAGGCTAAAGTCATGTTCTCTGCCTGCATGAATACAACTGCTCTAGAAGAAGCCGGCCTTAAATACCTAACGGACTTCCTCTCGCTGTATGGTGGATGGCCCATGACTTCAACAGATTGGAGTGAAAAGAACTTTGACTGGCAGTTCACAGTCGCTGATGGAAGGAAGACGCTTGGCAGTGCATATCTATTGAGCGTGTGGGTGTTTGCTGATCAGAAAGACACTGACACGACAGCCTTGTACACTGATCAAACCTCACTGGGGCTGCCAAGATCTGTGCTGATTAATCCTTCCAACTATGAGGAGCGAATCAACGCCTACAAAACTTACATGGCTGAGACCGCATCTATCATGGCCAAACATCTTGGTCAGTCTGTAAGTAGTGAGGACATCCAGCTTGATGTAAATGCCGTCTTTGACTTTGAAATGCTCCTTGCCAACATCACTACCCCTGATGAAGATCGGCGAGATATTGACCGCATGTACAATCCCATGACGGTGGCAGAGCTGAGTGACCTAACACCTAACACCAGCATCAACTGGCAGCAACTCCTGTCCAACATGTTTGCTGTTACTGGAAACCCTATTGAGAGTACTACGCGGGTTATTGTACAGGAGGTTGAGTATATGAAGAGAATGGCTATACTCATTGACACCACAAACCAGCGGACACT is a window of Penaeus vannamei isolate JL-2024 unplaced genomic scaffold, ASM4276789v1 unanchor4958, whole genome shotgun sequence DNA encoding:
- the LOC113827551 gene encoding neprilysin-1 encodes the protein MEIMTGRENDVAETSGVLRRAWGRRTPLEKVLLAISGVAVLACMAMVGILATSGSQTPRTLSADMLPSQAKESQTRLTAEVIHDNFLKFMEVHDDKAHRLPVYNTQTASGKVEICSTEECVLAAADILEAMDTSVDPCDNFYQFACGGWEQKNPVPDESSRWSQFDLLRRELSNALSVILEEPEAADEPSPLKKAKVMFSACMNTTALEEAGLKYLTDFLSLYGGWPMTSTDWSEKNFDWQFTVADGRKTLGSAYLLSVWVFADQKDTDTTALYTDQTSLGLPRSVLINPSNYEERINAYKTYMAETASIMAKHLGQSVSSEDIQLDVNAVFDFEMLLANITTPDEDRRDIDRMYNPMTVAELSDLTPNTSINWQQLLSNMFAVTGNPIESTTRVIVQEVEYMKRMAILIDTTNQRTLANYLMWRHVKALGDETNQEMRDASFKYAMVANGVTAAEPRWKVCADKTNDFLGIALGTKYVETYFSQQAKDEANEMVEDIRSAFKDLLDVNDWMDEATKPLAMEKANAISKFIAYPDWYGNATALEHFYDDLGDVHTDRHFSNVLTLSSWWSTDELNDFGLPTERSKWFSAPTIVNAFYMPEFNSITFPAGILQPPFYRANSLQALNYGGIGQVIGHEITHGFDDQGRQNDKNGNAIPWWTNATLESFMVKAQCIVDQYDNIRVPEIDDFMPNATLNGVNTQGENIADNGGLREAFLAYQKYIDRNGEEPRLPGLDQYSPQQIFFLSNANIWCGSITKEGLLNQVLTDPHSPGKFRVLVPMQNMEEFSSVWSCPVGSSMNPEKKCIVW